One segment of Halococcus saccharolyticus DSM 5350 DNA contains the following:
- a CDS encoding PQQ-dependent sugar dehydrogenase, whose product MTHTTATTVDAAEQDRSEVTRRRLLRTTAAGAVAGVVGYGGTTTSATAQDGGPVPTGPTVALEPIAEGFEMPVDFATPSGDGRQFVVDRPGQIYAVGPDGRREEPFLDVSGRMTPVEGEQGLLGLAFHPDFGTNGRFYLRYSAPPTDATPDSHSHTAVLAEFRANGDRTAARPDSERRLLEVPEPQSNHNAGALAFGPDGYLYVPFGDGGAANDVGTGHADDWYDANDGGNGQDVTENLLGSIVRIDVDSRAGDKPYGIPDDNPLVGDAGLDEQFAWGFRNPWRMGFSDGTLYVGDVGQNRYEEVDRVVKGGNYGWNVKEGTHCFSTGEESTECPDTTPQNVRGGEPLRDPVIEYPHARDGETIGISVIGGYVYDGAIGSLGGQYVFGDYSQDGSPRGSLFAATPSDEGLWEFEKLTIAGADDGELGGYLLDVGRDDAGELYALTAGGDLGGAVHKLVSPGESTGMVENATGSANGTAGGTNATAETTPGSESNGSGAGGADAAAGTAGTNGTGGANGTAAGEEGAETGTSTGSGPGFGAIAVLSGLASVVAYLLAGDE is encoded by the coding sequence GTGACTCACACGACAGCGACGACGGTTGACGCTGCCGAGCAGGATCGTTCGGAAGTGACCCGTCGCCGACTGCTTCGAACGACCGCGGCCGGTGCGGTCGCCGGAGTGGTTGGGTACGGTGGTACCACCACGAGCGCGACCGCACAGGACGGAGGTCCCGTTCCGACGGGGCCGACCGTCGCGCTCGAACCGATCGCCGAGGGGTTCGAGATGCCGGTCGACTTCGCGACACCCTCTGGCGACGGCCGCCAGTTCGTGGTCGATCGACCGGGACAGATCTACGCCGTCGGCCCGGACGGCCGGCGTGAGGAGCCGTTCCTTGACGTCAGCGGTCGGATGACGCCCGTCGAAGGTGAACAGGGGTTGCTCGGGCTCGCGTTCCATCCCGATTTCGGGACGAACGGGCGGTTTTACCTGCGCTACAGCGCGCCACCGACCGACGCGACGCCCGATAGCCACTCCCACACAGCGGTGCTCGCCGAGTTCCGTGCGAACGGCGACCGGACCGCCGCACGACCCGACTCGGAACGTCGGCTGCTCGAAGTCCCCGAACCCCAGAGCAATCACAACGCGGGCGCGCTCGCGTTCGGTCCCGACGGCTACCTCTACGTCCCGTTCGGCGACGGCGGCGCGGCCAACGATGTCGGCACCGGCCACGCCGACGACTGGTACGACGCGAACGACGGCGGCAACGGTCAGGACGTCACCGAGAACCTCCTCGGATCGATCGTCCGGATCGACGTCGATAGTCGGGCGGGAGACAAGCCGTACGGAATCCCCGACGACAATCCGCTGGTGGGCGATGCAGGCCTCGACGAACAGTTCGCGTGGGGCTTTCGCAACCCCTGGCGGATGGGATTCAGCGATGGCACCTTGTACGTCGGCGATGTCGGCCAGAACCGCTACGAGGAGGTCGATCGGGTCGTGAAGGGTGGCAACTACGGCTGGAACGTGAAGGAAGGAACCCACTGTTTCAGTACGGGCGAGGAGTCGACCGAGTGTCCCGACACGACACCGCAGAACGTCCGCGGTGGCGAACCGCTTCGCGACCCCGTGATCGAGTACCCACACGCCCGCGACGGCGAGACGATCGGTATTTCGGTCATCGGCGGGTACGTCTACGACGGCGCGATCGGTTCGCTCGGCGGTCAGTACGTCTTCGGCGACTACAGCCAGGACGGCAGTCCACGAGGCTCGCTGTTCGCTGCCACGCCCAGCGACGAGGGGCTCTGGGAGTTCGAGAAGCTCACGATTGCGGGTGCGGACGACGGCGAGCTCGGCGGCTACTTGCTCGATGTGGGTCGGGACGACGCCGGCGAACTCTACGCACTGACGGCCGGTGGCGATCTCGGCGGTGCAGTCCACAAGCTCGTCTCGCCCGGCGAATCGACAGGGATGGTCGAAAATGCGACCGGGAGCGCAAACGGAACGGCCGGCGGGACGAACGCAACGGCCGAAACGACACCGGGAAGCGAATCGAACGGAAGCGGCGCGGGCGGTGCGGATGCTGCGGCCGGAACAGCTGGAACGAACGGGACGGGTGGAGCGAACGGGACAGCGGCGGGTGAGGAAGGAGCCGAGACCGGAACGAGCACCGGCTCGGGGCCGGGGTTCGGTGCGATCGCGGTGCTTTCGGGCCTCGCGAGCGTCGTCGCCTACCTGCTCGCGGGCGACGAGTGA
- a CDS encoding anaerobic glycerol-3-phosphate dehydrogenase subunit C — MSDADSTDEFEPVQVFETTNMDLRPGSDDCYKCSTCDTSCPVAEVDDEFPGPKFQGPEQWRLKRKEGHDIDDSIKGCSNCMRCDDACPSSVPLSQMHNTARGEYVESQRFGREALAALRRGEPREALSIVRDGREGFVERVRNRVLANYRASAWLASKVPWLANRAMNFGPARWLMEETLGVTKEREFPEFADQTFREWWVERGGAHVENPDKQVAYFHGCYSNFNTPEVAKAMVHVFEEFGYEVLVPPQKCSGTPMFANGMLTDARRHAVTNVENLAAAIENGADIVASCTSCSMALRQEYPELFDLDGIDSVAAHTYEAVEYLRLHEDLEGALAEAEVDASEFAYHAPCHARNQGLDRQAIELFADLDGATVEDVGDSCSGISGTYGWKEEKYDYSMEIGEEMFEHMESATGETGMTECPTCAMQMEHGTGYEIRHPLELLEGALVDDTVSSA, encoded by the coding sequence ATGAGTGATGCAGATTCCACGGACGAGTTCGAGCCGGTACAGGTGTTCGAGACGACCAACATGGATCTCCGTCCCGGATCCGACGACTGCTACAAGTGTTCGACGTGCGATACGTCCTGTCCGGTCGCCGAGGTCGACGACGAGTTCCCGGGGCCGAAGTTTCAAGGGCCCGAACAGTGGCGGCTGAAGCGCAAGGAGGGCCACGACATCGACGACTCGATCAAAGGCTGTTCGAACTGCATGCGGTGTGACGACGCCTGTCCCTCTTCGGTCCCGCTGAGTCAGATGCACAACACCGCTCGCGGGGAGTACGTCGAGAGCCAGCGGTTCGGGCGCGAGGCGCTCGCCGCCCTCCGGCGTGGCGAGCCACGCGAGGCGCTCTCGATCGTCCGCGACGGACGCGAGGGGTTCGTCGAACGGGTCCGAAATCGCGTCCTCGCGAACTACCGGGCGTCGGCGTGGCTCGCCTCGAAGGTCCCGTGGCTCGCGAACCGCGCGATGAACTTCGGCCCCGCACGCTGGCTCATGGAGGAGACGCTCGGCGTCACGAAAGAGCGCGAATTCCCCGAATTCGCCGACCAGACCTTCCGGGAGTGGTGGGTCGAACGCGGCGGCGCACACGTCGAGAACCCCGACAAGCAGGTCGCGTACTTCCACGGCTGCTACTCGAACTTCAACACGCCCGAGGTCGCCAAAGCGATGGTCCACGTGTTCGAGGAGTTCGGGTACGAGGTGCTGGTCCCGCCCCAGAAGTGTTCGGGCACGCCGATGTTTGCCAACGGAATGCTCACCGACGCCAGGCGACACGCGGTGACCAACGTCGAGAACCTCGCGGCGGCGATCGAGAACGGGGCTGACATCGTCGCTTCCTGTACCTCCTGTTCGATGGCGCTGCGCCAGGAGTACCCAGAACTGTTCGATCTCGACGGAATCGACTCGGTCGCCGCCCACACCTACGAGGCCGTCGAGTATCTCCGCCTCCACGAGGATCTGGAGGGCGCGCTCGCCGAGGCCGAAGTCGACGCGAGCGAGTTCGCCTACCACGCGCCGTGTCACGCCAGGAACCAGGGACTCGATCGGCAGGCGATCGAACTCTTTGCCGATCTCGACGGTGCGACGGTCGAGGATGTCGGCGACTCCTGTTCGGGAATTTCGGGCACCTACGGTTGGAAAGAGGAGAAGTACGACTACTCGATGGAAATCGGCGAAGAGATGTTCGAGCACATGGAGAGCGCTACGGGTGAGACCGGGATGACCGAGTGTCCGACCTGCGCGATGCAGATGGAACACGGCACCGGCTACGAGATCCGCCATCCGCTCGAACTCCTTGAGGGGGCGTTGGTCGACGATACGGTGTCATCGGCGTGA
- a CDS encoding PQQ-dependent sugar dehydrogenase, with product MTGDPRNTDVHQASRRRFLGAAAAGALAGVGGLGSAAAQSEPEIIRLGGEIAGWQGRAPDTIAGETNPTLDLEPGTDYRVVWENLDGMGHNVALLDGDGATLERTEVMSEEGTTQSLTFTAREAMAEYICEPHSGTMRGALAVGEGSASETTTTTESPGDEAGSAGSAGGPVPQGPTIALETVADGFQVPTDFATAPGDDRQFVVDLPGQIYTVASGGGRGEPFLDISDRLAERVGERGLLGLAFHPDFDENRRFYLRYSAPLSEDAPDEFSHTERLSEFRVTEDATGVIEDSERVLLAVDEPTKFHNGGALAFGPDDYLYVSYGDGGGSRDTGPGHAADWYEENTGGNGQDVGENLLGSIVRIDVDGETSDKPYGIPEDNPLVGDAGLDEHYAWGFRNPWRMGFSDGDLYVADVGQSRFEEVDRVVKGGNYGWNVKEGTHCYSTANPGAIPAECPDSTPPDVRGGEPLRDPVIEYPHARDGETIGLSVIGGYVYDGAIGSLDGTYVFGDYSQEGNPQGSLFAATPSDEGLWEFTKLEIAGADDGELGGYLIDIGRDDAGELYALTSAGDLGGAVHKLVSADESMGMTGNTTTGTNGTTINGTATVSGTTTGAAETTVGSTDSPATGTTRETPTGTAGSATETTAMATETTATTTAGTNATPSAESTPGGTAEANPDGTSDAEGPGFGVLAALAGLAGVAARRFVRR from the coding sequence CGCCGCGGCCCAGTCCGAGCCAGAAATCATCCGGCTCGGCGGCGAAATCGCTGGCTGGCAGGGCCGTGCGCCCGACACGATCGCGGGCGAGACCAACCCCACGCTGGACCTCGAACCGGGAACCGACTACCGCGTGGTCTGGGAGAATTTGGATGGGATGGGCCACAACGTCGCGCTGCTCGACGGCGACGGCGCGACGCTCGAACGCACCGAGGTGATGAGCGAGGAGGGCACGACTCAGTCCCTTACGTTCACCGCGCGCGAGGCGATGGCCGAGTACATCTGCGAGCCGCACAGCGGAACGATGCGCGGAGCGCTCGCTGTCGGTGAAGGTTCAGCATCCGAAACCACTACGACGACCGAATCTCCCGGAGACGAGGCTGGATCCGCCGGAAGTGCGGGCGGCCCCGTCCCGCAGGGGCCGACCATCGCGCTCGAAACCGTCGCCGACGGGTTTCAGGTCCCGACCGACTTCGCAACCGCGCCCGGCGACGATCGCCAGTTCGTCGTCGATCTCCCGGGGCAGATCTACACCGTCGCGTCGGGCGGTGGGCGCGGGGAGCCGTTTCTCGATATCAGCGACCGTCTCGCCGAACGTGTCGGCGAGCGTGGACTGCTCGGGCTCGCGTTCCACCCGGATTTCGACGAGAACCGGCGGTTCTACCTGCGCTACAGCGCGCCATTGAGCGAGGACGCCCCCGACGAGTTCTCGCATACGGAGCGACTCTCGGAATTCCGGGTGACAGAGGATGCGACCGGGGTGATCGAGGACTCCGAACGGGTCCTGCTCGCGGTCGACGAACCCACGAAGTTCCACAACGGCGGGGCGCTCGCGTTCGGCCCCGACGACTATCTCTACGTCTCGTACGGTGACGGCGGCGGATCGAGAGACACCGGCCCCGGCCACGCCGCGGACTGGTACGAGGAAAACACGGGTGGTAACGGCCAAGACGTCGGTGAGAACTTGCTGGGATCGATCGTCCGGATCGATGTCGACGGCGAAACGAGCGACAAACCCTACGGGATCCCCGAGGACAACCCGCTGGTGGGCGATGCAGGCCTCGACGAACACTACGCGTGGGGCTTTCGCAACCCCTGGCGGATGGGGTTTTCCGACGGCGATCTCTACGTCGCGGACGTCGGCCAGAGCCGATTCGAGGAAGTCGATCGGGTCGTGAAGGGCGGCAACTACGGCTGGAACGTCAAGGAGGGAACGCACTGTTACAGCACCGCGAATCCGGGAGCGATCCCGGCCGAGTGTCCGGATTCGACACCGCCGGACGTCCGCGGTGGCGAACCGCTCCGCGACCCCGTGATCGAGTATCCACACGCCCGCGATGGCGAGACGATCGGCCTCTCGGTCATCGGCGGGTACGTCTACGACGGCGCGATCGGTTCGCTCGACGGCACCTACGTTTTCGGCGATTACAGCCAAGAGGGGAATCCACAAGGATCGCTGTTCGCCGCCACGCCCAGCGACGAGGGGCTCTGGGAGTTCACAAAGCTCGAAATCGCCGGTGCGGACGACGGCGAGCTCGGTGGCTATCTCATCGATATCGGCCGGGACGACGCCGGCGAACTCTACGCACTCACATCCGCCGGCGACCTCGGCGGCGCAGTCCACAAACTCGTCTCGGCCGACGAATCGATGGGGATGACTGGAAACACGACCACGGGGACTAACGGAACAACGATCAACGGAACGGCGACGGTCAGCGGAACGACGACTGGCGCAGCCGAGACGACGGTCGGATCGACTGACTCGCCAGCGACGGGAACGACGCGTGAAACACCGACCGGGACGGCCGGATCGGCGACCGAAACGACTGCTATGGCGACGGAGACAACCGCGACGACGACCGCCGGGACGAACGCGACGCCATCGGCAGAATCGACGCCGGGAGGAACCGCCGAAGCGAATCCGGACGGAACGAGCGATGCCGAGGGTCCCGGATTCGGCGTTCTCGCTGCACTCGCCGGGCTGGCTGGCGTCGCCGCGCGTCGATTCGTGCGACGATAA
- a CDS encoding amidohydrolase — protein sequence MTTLEIVGGRVLRPDMTVERADVLADQGTGEILAVGDVPAGDTSLDVTDGLVIPGLVNAHTHVAMALLRGYADDKPLHAWLREDIWPIEDVLEPEDVRAGAELGLVEMIRSGTTGFCDMYFDVGAIVDAVDRAGLRARVGYGSVTVGKDEKAAREELEAGLRVAQEYDGAADGRVSTAFMPHSLTTVDGRELDAFVPRVREAGVPIHIHANETTGEVKPIVDEHDERPLAYAVEHGLLEERDFIAHGTHCDEREIDILAERGAGVVHCPASNMKLASGIAPVQAMVDAGVTVGIGTDGAASNNDLSMFDELRDAAMVGKLAAGDASAVDAPTAFGMATAGSAAVAGFDSGRIAEGKNADLAVVDLDTPHLTPHHDLVSHLVYAVTAADVRHTVCDGRVLMRDREVLTLDADAVRETAERRARAAVERAES from the coding sequence ATGACGACGCTCGAAATCGTCGGCGGGCGCGTGCTCCGCCCCGATATGACCGTCGAACGCGCGGACGTCCTCGCCGACCAGGGGACCGGCGAAATCCTCGCCGTCGGCGACGTCCCAGCGGGCGATACGTCGCTCGACGTCACCGACGGTCTCGTGATTCCGGGACTCGTGAACGCCCACACCCACGTTGCGATGGCGCTCCTCCGAGGGTACGCCGACGACAAGCCGCTCCACGCGTGGCTCCGCGAGGACATCTGGCCGATCGAGGACGTCCTCGAACCCGAAGACGTCCGCGCGGGGGCCGAACTCGGGCTGGTGGAGATGATCCGGTCGGGAACGACGGGGTTCTGTGACATGTACTTCGATGTCGGGGCGATCGTCGACGCCGTCGATCGTGCGGGTCTCCGGGCCCGCGTCGGCTACGGCTCGGTCACCGTCGGGAAGGACGAGAAGGCCGCCCGCGAGGAGCTCGAAGCGGGACTCCGGGTGGCCCAGGAGTACGACGGCGCGGCCGACGGCCGGGTCTCGACCGCGTTCATGCCCCACAGCCTCACGACCGTCGACGGGAGGGAGCTCGATGCGTTCGTTCCCCGAGTGCGCGAGGCAGGTGTGCCGATCCACATCCACGCGAACGAAACGACGGGGGAAGTCAAGCCGATCGTCGACGAGCACGACGAACGCCCGCTCGCGTACGCTGTGGAGCACGGGCTGCTCGAAGAACGTGACTTCATCGCCCACGGGACCCACTGTGACGAACGCGAGATCGACATCCTTGCCGAGCGCGGTGCGGGCGTGGTCCACTGCCCCGCCTCGAACATGAAGCTCGCGAGCGGGATCGCGCCGGTCCAGGCGATGGTCGACGCTGGCGTCACGGTGGGAATCGGCACCGACGGCGCGGCCTCGAACAACGATCTCTCGATGTTCGACGAGCTGCGCGACGCCGCGATGGTCGGCAAGCTCGCCGCGGGAGACGCGAGTGCGGTCGACGCCCCGACGGCGTTCGGAATGGCGACCGCCGGGAGCGCCGCAGTCGCGGGCTTCGACTCCGGACGAATCGCCGAGGGGAAAAACGCCGACCTCGCCGTCGTCGACCTCGACACACCGCACCTCACGCCACACCACGATCTCGTGAGCCACCTCGTCTACGCCGTCACTGCGGCCGACGTGCGCCACACGGTCTGTGACGGCCGAGTGCTGATGCGTGATCGTGAGGTGTTGACGCTCGACGCCGATGCGGTCCGCGAGACGGCCGAGCGCCGGGCACGGGCGGCGGTCGAGCGCGCGGAGTCCTGA
- a CDS encoding FAD-dependent oxidoreductase, whose translation MSVPTDVLVIGGGATGVGVARDLAMRGVDVVLAERDGLSGGTTGRSHGLLHSGARYAEADADGAAACIAENRVLREIAGDCLRDTGGYFVQLPGDDPDYFAAKRDACRDLGIEVDVRSGSAAREAIPELSPEIERVMRVPDAVAYPSRLVAATAQSARDHGAAIHTDAPVTDLHGDADTAADGATDETITAASIGGTVDDRIVADHIVNATGAWAGECAALAGIDLKMSPTRGVMVAVENEGLDTVLNRCREPADGDIVVPHENQVVLGTTSVAVDDPDEYPQPERAIERMIDECAAMVPALDGREPARTYWGVRPLYDPTAAGEGARAISRDFFLLDNEERDDTEGFTSIVGGKLTTHRRMAEAVADHVCERLGVDAACRTADNPLPGHDDPAVLDELVREFDAGSPADRDVTGA comes from the coding sequence GTGTCCGTACCAACCGACGTGCTCGTGATCGGCGGCGGGGCCACTGGCGTCGGCGTCGCGCGTGATCTCGCGATGCGTGGCGTCGACGTCGTGCTCGCCGAGCGTGACGGCCTCTCCGGTGGAACCACCGGCCGCTCGCACGGACTGCTCCACAGCGGGGCGCGCTACGCCGAGGCCGACGCCGACGGGGCCGCGGCGTGCATTGCCGAAAACCGCGTGCTCCGGGAGATCGCCGGCGACTGTCTCCGCGACACCGGCGGCTACTTCGTCCAGCTTCCGGGCGACGATCCCGACTACTTCGCGGCGAAGCGCGATGCGTGCCGTGACCTCGGGATCGAGGTCGACGTTCGATCCGGGTCGGCGGCACGGGAGGCTATCCCGGAACTCTCGCCCGAGATCGAGCGCGTCATGCGGGTCCCTGACGCCGTGGCGTACCCCTCGCGGCTGGTCGCCGCGACCGCACAGAGCGCCCGCGATCACGGGGCCGCGATCCACACCGACGCCCCCGTGACCGACCTCCACGGCGACGCTGACACGGCCGCGGACGGAGCCACGGACGAGACGATCACCGCCGCATCGATCGGCGGGACGGTCGACGACCGGATCGTCGCCGACCACATCGTGAACGCGACAGGCGCGTGGGCCGGCGAATGTGCCGCACTCGCGGGGATCGACCTGAAGATGAGCCCGACGCGCGGCGTCATGGTCGCGGTCGAGAACGAGGGGCTCGACACCGTACTCAACCGCTGCCGGGAGCCGGCCGACGGCGACATCGTGGTCCCACACGAGAACCAGGTAGTGCTCGGCACCACCAGCGTCGCGGTCGACGACCCCGACGAGTATCCACAGCCGGAGAGAGCGATCGAACGGATGATCGACGAGTGTGCCGCGATGGTGCCGGCGCTCGACGGCCGCGAGCCCGCACGCACCTACTGGGGCGTCAGACCGCTCTACGATCCGACGGCGGCAGGCGAGGGCGCACGCGCTATCTCGCGGGATTTCTTCCTACTGGATAACGAGGAGCGCGACGACACCGAGGGGTTCACCAGCATCGTCGGTGGGAAGCTCACCACCCACCGGCGGATGGCCGAAGCGGTCGCGGATCACGTCTGCGAACGGTTGGGCGTCGACGCCGCGTGTCGGACCGCCGACAATCCGTTGCCGGGTCACGACGATCCAGCCGTCCTCGACGAGTTGGTCCGGGAGTTCGACGCCGGTTCGCCCGCCGATCGGGACGTGACTGGTGCGTGA